One window of the Salvia splendens isolate huo1 chromosome 1, SspV2, whole genome shotgun sequence genome contains the following:
- the LOC121773313 gene encoding uncharacterized protein LOC121773313 has protein sequence MEGGVRKALRMKSRVLVGYKSYKGLTSDTKSALDVYLEDLPMDEDAGIDLLKYWKEKSSRFGVLARMACDVQYSYNNEDGDSEDDEEEANAQAEVSKLIDLEECHSNI, from the exons ATGGAAGGGGGAGTAAGGAAAGCATTGAGAATGAAATCAAGAGTACTTGTT GGATATAAGAGTTATAAAGGTCTAACTTCTGATACAAAGTCAGCATTGGATGTATATTTGGAAGACCTCCCGATGGATGAAGATGCTGGAATCGATTTGCTTAAGTATTGGAAAGAGAAGTCATCCCGTTTTGGAGTACTTGCTAGGATGGCGTGTGACGTGCAGTATTCCTATAACAACG AAGATGGAGATTCTGAAGATGATGAGGAGGAAGCTAATGCCCAAGCTGAAGTGTCAAAGCTTATAGACTTGGAAGAATGTCATTCAAATATTTAG
- the LOC121803295 gene encoding GATA transcription factor 15-like → MDLKVDKKADFGEKNGSISPLKSCSGCHTTRTPLWRGGPAGPKSLCNACGIKYNKKRRQLLGLETGKPNKKKKRTSVVRSNEVRENLKMRFKSEIVFQRSGKLLSKLREEERAAILLMALSCGSSVYA, encoded by the exons ATGGATCTGAAAGTAGATAAG AAAGCAGATTTTGGGGAGAAAAATGGCAGCATTTCTCCATTGAAGAGCTGCAGCGGCTGTCACACTACGAGAACTCCGCTTTGGCGCGGTGGTCCAGCCGGACCAAAA TCTCTATGCAATGCCTGCGGGATAAAATACAACAAGAAGAGAAGGCAACTCTTAGGATTGGAAACAGGGAAGccaaacaagaagaagaagagaacgAGCGTTGTGAGGAGCAACGAGGTTAGAGAGAATTTGAAAATGCGATTCAAGAGCGAGATTGTGTTTCAGAGATCGGGGAAGTTGTTGAGCAAGTTGAGAGAGGAAGAGCGAGCGGCGATACTGTTGATGGCGCTCTCATGTGGATCATCTGTCTACGCTTAG